From the genome of Sulfurimonas paralvinellae:
AAAAATATCTACAATGAACCTGACTGAAATGCGCTCTTACATCAAGAATAACATCAAAGATTTTGAAGTGAGTGAAGAGGGGCTTAACGCTGTGCTTCATCGTCTGACAACGCAGGATAAAAAGAGTCAATCCTATTATCTAAAACCAGATGATATGGATTCAAAAAAGAAGAAGGCTTTTGATCTTGTTTTAACAATTGCAGAGAATAAAAAAATAACATTTGAAACAGTTGATCTGATGCAAAAGTTTGTGGAGACATATAAAGATATTATTGAAGCCTATGACAAAGAACATAAACAAATATATGATTCACGTTTTGTCGATGCTGTTAATCTTGCACTTGAAAATATTAATAAAAAAGTAGCTTTGAAAAATAAAATGGATATTTTAGGAGAGAACAACTCTTCTGTGTAGCCACTCCAGTGCCTCTTCTTTTGTTTTAAGCTCTTCTTTCATCTGTAGTTCATAGGCTGTTGAGAGTATATTTGAGAACTCTTTAGATGGAGTGAGCCCTGCAGCGATAAGATCTCTTCCTTGTAAAAAAGGTTCGAGTTTTTTTTCTAATATTCCCAATTTTTGAGCCTTTTTTCTTAATCTTACTATCTGTTGCTCTTTTTGCGGATACAGAGCATGAAGATAGTGAAAATAAAGGTTGAGCTTTACTTTGTTTGCCACTTTGTAGAGAGTATAATTTGTCACCTCTTCAAAATCAAACAACGTCTCTGTTAATAAGCCGACAGTGTGAATAAGTTTTTTATCCTGCGTCAATTTTTCTAAAAATGTTTGCCTCTGTTTATGAGTAAACTGTGAACAGAGTACGGCTAATAGAAGTGTGAGTTTATCCGGACACTTCAAGGAGTTAGAAATTTCTTTTGCGTTGTCGAGTGCCGTAAGCATTTGAAGGAACTTCTCTTCATCAAGTGTTGTAAACTCTGAAAAAAAAGTAAAAGCAGAGAGATTTTTAAGAAGTTTGAATGCATGCGATGGATGAGGTGAAAGCAGTAAAATCTTTTCTATCTCTTTAAATATGCGTTCACGAGGCAGTTGCCCAAGAACGCCTTGTTGTATCATCTCTTTTGAAAGAGTAAAGAGGTTTTTCTCTATTGTAAGCTCAAATCTCGAAGCAAAAGTCACACCTCGAAGTACACGAAGTGGATCTTCGCCGAATTTTTCTAGATCGACCGCCTGCAGTACTCTGTTTTGTAGATCACGGATTCCATGATATGGATTGAGTATCTCACGGATGGACACATCATACCCAATGGCATTTATAGTGAAATCTCTTCGTCTTGCAGCACTCTTAAAGTCCATATGTGAATCCACACTGACACTGAAGCCTTTGTGTCCCTGTGCAATTTTTGAATCTTTTCTAGGAAGTGAAAAGTCCAGATCAAGATCATCATAAAGAAGTTTGACAACACCAAAACTTTTGCCGACACTATTGACAGAGCCAAACTCCTGTAAAATTTTTTCTACCTTTTCTAAAGAATCAATATTGTAAAGCTCAATGTCAATATCTTTTGATTTGATGTTTAAAAAGAAATCTCTTACAAATCCACCGACAAGAACAGGCTTAATGCTAAAATTATTTAGTTTATCAAATATAATATTTAATTTATTTGGATATTCAAATTTTTTCATTATTATTATTTTGTTTTCCTATTTAAAACTTTATCAAAAAGAGAGATTTTCCACACATTTTATAAATGTATTGGTCATTATAACACTAATTTAACGGGTATGTAATAGAAATTTAGGTATAATCGCGAAAATTTTTCCCACATAGAAGGAAACTGCAAATGCAAAAAATTAGAAATATTGCCGTTATCGCTCACGTTGACCACGGTAAAACTACACTGGTTGATGGTTTACTGGAGCAATCCGGTACATTCGGTTCACATGAACAACATGATGAAAGAGCTATGGATAGCAATGATTTAGAAAAAGAACGTGGTATTACGATTCTTTCTAAAAATACGGCTATTCGTTACAAAGATTATAAAATTAACATTATTGACACTCCGGGCCACGCCGATTTTGGTGGAGAAGTTGAACGTGTCCTAAAAATGGTTGATGGTGTTTTAGTGCTTGTCGATGCTTATGAAGGTGTTATGCCACAAACTAAGTTTGTTGTTAAGAAAATGCTTGCACTTGGTAAAATGCCGATTGTAGTCATTAATAAAATTGACAAACCTTCAGCAGACCCAGAACGTGTTGTTGATGAAATGTTCGACCTTTTTGCAGCTATGGGTGCAACAGATGAGCAGCAGGATTTCCCTGTTATTTATGCTGCTGCTCGTGATGGTATGGCAAAATTAGATATGAATGATCCTGATGGTAACTTTGAGTGTATCTTTGAAACGATTTTAGAACATGTTCCAGAGCCGGAAGGTGATGCAGCCAATCCGCTTCAAGCACAGGTATTTACACTTGACTATGACAACTACGTTGGAAAAATCGGTATCAGCCGTATCTTTAACGGTACTGTTAGAAAAGGTGACAATGTTATGCTTGCGAAGTCTGACGGTGAACTGGTTAAAGGTAAAATCTCGAAACTTATCGGTTTTCACGGATTGAACCGTATGGAGATCGACGAAGCAGAAGCTGGTGATATCGTTGCATTTGCAGGGATGGAAACAGTAGACGTAGGTGATACGATTGCTGATCCTGAAAACCCTGTGGCCCTAGATCCTATGCACGTTGAAGAGCCTACTCTGACCGTTGTATTTGCAGTTAATGATTCTCCACTTGCCGGTCAAGAAGGAAAACACGTAACATCGAACAAACTTAAAGACAGACTTGAGTTTGAGATGCGTACAAATGTTGCAATGCGTCTTGAAACTATCGGTGAGGGTAAATTCAAAGTCAGCGGACGTGGTGAACTTCAGATCACTGTTCTTGCTGAGAATATGCGTCGTGAGGGTTATGAATTCTCAATCAGCCGTCCGGAAGTTATCGTTAAAGAGATCGAAGGTGTGAAATGTGAACCGTTCGAACATTTGGTTATTGATGTTCCTGAAGATTTAAGCGGTACAGTTATCGAGCGTCTTGGAAAACGTAAAGCAGAGATGAAATCTATGCTTCCAATGGGGCAAGGCTTCCAACGTATTGAGTTTGAAATTCCTGCACGTGCACTTATCGGATTCCGAGGACAGTTCTTGACAGATACAAAAGGTGAAGGTGTAATGAACCACTCTTTCCTTGAGTTCCGTCCGTTTACAGGTGCTGTTGAGTCAAGAAGTTATGGTGCGCTTATCTCTATGGTAGATGGTGAGACATTGGCATTCTCACTTTTTGGTATTCAGGACCGTGGTGTTCTTTTTGTCGGTGTTCAGACAAAAGTATACGAAGGTATGATTATCGGAGAGCATTCACGTTCAAATGACCTCGTAGTCAATCCTATTAAAGGAAAAGCACAGTCAAATGTACGTTCAAGCGGTGCCGATGAAGCGATCAAGCTTGTTCCGCCGCGTGATATGTCACTAGAGCGTGCGTTAGAGTGGATCGAAGATGATGAACTTCTTGAAGTCACACCTGAAAATATCCGTATCCGTAAAAAATACCTTACAGAAAACGAAAGAAAACGCCACTCACGTAAAAACAAATAAGTTTTTACTTCTATGCTATACTTGTAATAATTTTTTACAAGGATAGCACAGTATGTACCTTTTATCACTTCTTATCATTGTAGTTTTAGTCTACTTCTTTTTTCAACACAACAACACACTTCTTTTACTCATTACTCTAGCAATCGGCGGCTATATTGTCTATTCACATGAGACAGGGCATACAGCAACTGAATTTAAAAATGATATGGTTAACTCTATCAATGATGAAGCGCAGGGATTTGAGGGCAGAAAAGGGATTAAGCGTTTTGATCCGCAGAAGATGAAAGAAGAGGTTGAAGGAAATCAATAATCTCCTCTTCAAGCCAGTACTTTGGCCGCAGCAGTGTTCCTGAAATAAAGCCCACATGACCACCATGATCGAGTATTTTCAGTTGTACTGAGGGTGAAACCTCTTGTTTTGTCGGAATGACCTCAGGTGTCATAAAAGGATCATCTTTGGCATGAATAATAAGCGTCGGCGTCTCTATTTTGTTTAAAAACTGTTTTGCACTGCTTTTTTTATAATAATCCTCTGCCGATTCAAAACCGTTAATCTTTGCTGTATAGGCTTCATCGAAAAGCTTGAAATTTTTGAGTTTTTTGATATCTTTTTTTTGGAGGCCTATGAGTTTTTGCATATCATATTTTTCATATTTTTCTTCCAGTGCACTACGGAGATCTTTGAGGAGCAGTTTCTGATAAAATCGTGAAAATCCTCTGTTCATCTGTGCAGAGGATAGTGCAAGCTGCATAGGTGCCGATACACCTACAGCAGCATTGAGTAAAGAGTCTTTTTGCGTCTCTCCAAGATATTTCAGCAGCATATTGGCTCCGAGTGAATAACCAATAGCACCAAGTTTTGCGTGAGGATAGCGATTTTTTACGCTTTGTATAAACTCTGCGGCATCGTGTGTGTCACCACTGTGATAGGAGCGTGCTTTGCGATTGTCCATGCCGGAACATCCTCGAAAATGCATGACAACACAAGATATTTTGGCAGCATGAAGCGCCTGTATCATTCCCTGAATATAGATAGATTTATGCGATCCTGCCAGACCGTGAAAGAGGATAACGACAGGTGTTGTGTTAGTATGATTTGTTAGCGTGTACCAGCAAGCCTCTACAAAATCGCCGTCACTGAGTTCAAATATTTCACTCTTACAGTCAAGCGATGGCAGCTTCCTGAAAAATGAAGCGTATATGGTTTGCAGATGTCTGTTTTTTAACAGGAACGAGGGTTGAAAATTCATACTGCTATCTTATCAAAATTTTATCTACAGATGGCTATAATCATATACTTACTAATAAATCGAGGAAACCACATGAACAGAAAACAGATATACAATCCGGATTC
Proteins encoded in this window:
- a CDS encoding CCA tRNA nucleotidyltransferase, with amino-acid sequence MKKFEYPNKLNIIFDKLNNFSIKPVLVGGFVRDFFLNIKSKDIDIELYNIDSLEKVEKILQEFGSVNSVGKSFGVVKLLYDDLDLDFSLPRKDSKIAQGHKGFSVSVDSHMDFKSAARRRDFTINAIGYDVSIREILNPYHGIRDLQNRVLQAVDLEKFGEDPLRVLRGVTFASRFELTIEKNLFTLSKEMIQQGVLGQLPRERIFKEIEKILLLSPHPSHAFKLLKNLSAFTFFSEFTTLDEEKFLQMLTALDNAKEISNSLKCPDKLTLLLAVLCSQFTHKQRQTFLEKLTQDKKLIHTVGLLTETLFDFEEVTNYTLYKVANKVKLNLYFHYLHALYPQKEQQIVRLRKKAQKLGILEKKLEPFLQGRDLIAAGLTPSKEFSNILSTAYELQMKEELKTKEEALEWLHRRVVLS
- the typA gene encoding translational GTPase TypA; translated protein: MQKIRNIAVIAHVDHGKTTLVDGLLEQSGTFGSHEQHDERAMDSNDLEKERGITILSKNTAIRYKDYKINIIDTPGHADFGGEVERVLKMVDGVLVLVDAYEGVMPQTKFVVKKMLALGKMPIVVINKIDKPSADPERVVDEMFDLFAAMGATDEQQDFPVIYAAARDGMAKLDMNDPDGNFECIFETILEHVPEPEGDAANPLQAQVFTLDYDNYVGKIGISRIFNGTVRKGDNVMLAKSDGELVKGKISKLIGFHGLNRMEIDEAEAGDIVAFAGMETVDVGDTIADPENPVALDPMHVEEPTLTVVFAVNDSPLAGQEGKHVTSNKLKDRLEFEMRTNVAMRLETIGEGKFKVSGRGELQITVLAENMRREGYEFSISRPEVIVKEIEGVKCEPFEHLVIDVPEDLSGTVIERLGKRKAEMKSMLPMGQGFQRIEFEIPARALIGFRGQFLTDTKGEGVMNHSFLEFRPFTGAVESRSYGALISMVDGETLAFSLFGIQDRGVLFVGVQTKVYEGMIIGEHSRSNDLVVNPIKGKAQSNVRSSGADEAIKLVPPRDMSLERALEWIEDDELLEVTPENIRIRKKYLTENERKRHSRKNK
- a CDS encoding hydrolase — translated: MNFQPSFLLKNRHLQTIYASFFRKLPSLDCKSEIFELSDGDFVEACWYTLTNHTNTTPVVILFHGLAGSHKSIYIQGMIQALHAAKISCVVMHFRGCSGMDNRKARSYHSGDTHDAAEFIQSVKNRYPHAKLGAIGYSLGANMLLKYLGETQKDSLLNAAVGVSAPMQLALSSAQMNRGFSRFYQKLLLKDLRSALEEKYEKYDMQKLIGLQKKDIKKLKNFKLFDEAYTAKINGFESAEDYYKKSSAKQFLNKIETPTLIIHAKDDPFMTPEVIPTKQEVSPSVQLKILDHGGHVGFISGTLLRPKYWLEEEIIDFLQPLLSSSADQNA